A region of the Silene latifolia isolate original U9 population chromosome 9, ASM4854445v1, whole genome shotgun sequence genome:
GTGTACCAAAGCTGTTAAAATGGGGTGATATATGAACTAACTCGGGTGAGTCACCGATAGccggtggactcccgaaccttcTCCTTATGTTGCAGGAATTTCATCGTTCTAATTCGATTCGAAATTTCAAACCATAAGCAACCACTCTACTGAGTACGAGTCCACACCCGACTGAGTAACTGTGCACTCGATCCAGTGGGccctgacactcgaccgagtggaccattttCCAGAAGCTGGAAACATCCTGGAAAatagggcactcgaccgagtgaactcggccactcgaccgagtaaaaattaactcgaccgagtgaactcgccactcgaccgagtgaagctGGGATGAGATTTACACGGGTTTAATCCCCTTTCCTTcattccttatcttcttcatatATCATTTTCACCTCATTCAAACAACACCAAAATTCCTCTAAAAATAATTCCAAAACTCCATTTTTGTGATTCGTTACTTGGACTAAGCTTTTCACTCAGATTTTTTTTCCCGTCTCAAATCTCTCCTAATTAGCAATGTAAGTAGACCATTCTCCCTCTTGTTTCCTCCACCATACATTGTTAAGATCTACACTAATGTGTTCAAGACTTATCAATTAATCTTATGTTTTTACATAATTTATAGTAGTAAATAGCTCTCTACATCATTATTGTtgctaaaaatcaaattttcttgTCAAAATTTTGGTCATCATCAAAACTTGATAAGGAACTTATATGTGGATtttggtgtttgttgttgtgtcTAATTGGACAAGAAAGGCTTAGCCTagagaagtgacatgggacttgAAATAAGATATActcctaacattttatgacatcctaaccttaggtagacaagcacatttgCTTTTTGACCCGGGattgacggttttagaaaatggaaacgaTTTTTGACCCGGTCTCCGAAttgactctaattactgtcaaaacgaccgtaatgacatcTACATGACAACCATGGGGTAGACATGAGTGTATGAGTTACTTTTTATTAACCAATTTATGAAACATCATAAAATTGCGCTTTACCTATCATCCTAAAGGATGTCTTACATGGCACACGTGGTTTGCAGGGTATTGCATGTGCCCGGGaggattcaacccctcgtcaccaaaaaaaaaaaaaaaaaaaaaaattgcgccATATGTTAAAcgtgcggcccaatcatcactggctgtttggcgggaggtgcagaaacgaggtgtctgcACATTCGTGACTAAATGgacgtgttaccatctcggtaaaCCGAGACAGTGAATAACATAGTAGAACAATAAAAAAGGTACTTTAAATAAAGTTTACATCATTAAGGAAAGACTAGCCAAAGTGGCTTACAACTCCCAAAACCATatcaaaaataaatgaaataacaTAATGTATAGTAGGGTTCACTAATGAACATCTAACATCGACTAATAAGTAGTGGTAGCTCGACTCATGTCATCTCTTCATCACACGCCCATTCCCAGCACAACATAGTTCACAGCAACATCAAGTAATCTGTACCTGCTTTATTAACTGCTCCCCATTCAAGCGAAAATCATTGAATAGATCAACACATggcaccccgaaaataggtgacaattttgACACAAGACAATACACGTCAACCACTAATTGAGTAGGGATAAAATAGAAGCACAAAAACCAATACAAATACAACGATATGTATAATATAGAAGCACAGAAACACAAGGTGTACGGTCCCTGTCCTATACAGGTCAACCGTCCACCACATTGTACAATATGGCATAACTCCCAGGTCACCGTGCTCATAATAACATGGTACAACTTCATGGTCACTGTACCATCTCATCACAATACCACATCAACGCCATGATACCACCCCCGGTCACCGTGCCTCTACACCACACACTGGCCCATCTCCCTGATCACCGCGCCTCGTTAACACAGCAACGTTGCAATCAAACAAATGAAATAACGGTAATCGACATTGTACCACATTACGTTAAATAATAATAACTTGCTTGTTACATCAGTTAGTCGATCGAACATGACAAGTAGTCGATTGACTAACTGTTGAACTATCTAAAAGTCGATCAACCAGTACAaccagtcgaccgaccagatcACACCTGCACATATTTCGGAATTGCTGTTGAACGACAATAAACATAATAGTGGCAAGTAGGATATCTCTACCTTAATAGCAAATTCCGCGACAAAGAGATAATGAATGGACTAGAAGCGCTCTTCTACGAATCCACCACCTAAATTATATGATAACGATGGTATACAATCAACAACGATTTaatacaataacaacaataacgaaCCACCACCTATCACCTACGGTCATACGTATGGCCTGGCCATGGCCTATCCATGGCTAGGTCACGGTCTTTATGGTATTCAATACGGTGTAATACAATTAATTACACAACAATACCCTTAAACCCCCATTTGGTCCATTCCTACGGTACCATTAGGTGATTAGGGCACAAATTTGTCTAATTGCAATATTGATATCAAAACTATAAATCAAGATCGACGATTAGGGCACTTACGATAATTAGAAAACGAATTGTTAAATGGAATATGAATCGTGCGGGTTTCTCTTCTCTTTTCTCCTTCTTCCCTGCAAGGGTGAGGGTTTtgtatgtgtgtgtgtatgtgtgtgtgtgtgtgtgtgtgtgtgtgtgtgtgtgtgtgtgtgtgtgtgtgtgtgtgtgtgtgtgtgtgtgtgtgtgtgtgtgtgtgtgttaatGTGTGTATGTATGTGTTTTAAAACTGGCAAAAGGGTAGATGAATGGCGTGGGTTGTGTTTATATAGAAATAGGTATAGTTAGAACGAATAAGGAGTATTCCGTTAGTTTGGTCAATCGACTTACtacagctggtcgatcgaccagctcttCCTTTCGCCCAAAATCAGACACTGTGTCATTTACAACGTACTCGTGTCAATTGAATTCGCTCCTTGCCAATAGACGCACTCTCTTGTCAATAGACACTCAGTATAAAGTCGTTGGACATGCCATTAGACAACGCTCTATAATCATTAAACTGTGACCCATGTTCATCTTAACATATATACTTATGAATTACGCCGTTATGCATATAAAATATCGGGGTATTACAGTTAGAGCCCTAAGGAGGGAGTTGTCAGTCGTCAACGGAGTTTGGGGTGGGTCGTCGACAATGCGTTTCTAAGCGAAGGTGGTGGCCTCATTGTAGTTATTGGGGACACTATAATCATAAGTGATCACATGTGGTGTGGTGGCGGTGGTAAGGAGGTTGGTAGGTAGGGTTTATGGTGGGTTTGTGTAAAGGACAAAAAGTAGAGGTAATCTTGTAAGAGAAAAGAAAATATTTTCCTAAAAACTAGTGCAAAAGTGAGATGTACAATATTGAATGGAATGAAGGAAGTATTTATGATTTTCGTTTTGAGTTATAAAACCGAGTTTATATGTGATTGACCTACTAATAATAAGGTAATATCAATAATACATGATTGACCTACTAATAATCCTTTTCTGCTGGTGATCCTAGAAAAAGCAAAGTAGAGTTGTTGCATGCTGAACCTTAACTACCATTGGTGTATGTTGAATCTTGTGTTATTGTATTAATACATGTTCAGATTGATTATTATTATCTACACAATTAAAATTTGTACCACATAATATACAATATACTTGTTACATTAATAAAGCTATAGAAAATATACATAGCATATAACGCAAACACTATAACAATATTACTATACGAGATGAAATATACTTGTAGACCGCCTATGAACTTTTGGAGGTATATATTTCGGGTATATATACAAATGGTAACAACCCAATCAAATATAGTAGATGAAATAATAAGTTATACTTGTATATTATAATaagtaataaataataaataaattacccATGTAGTATAATTATAGTTTGTTACTCTTTCATGTacatgatttatttattttttcgttAAAATGTTAGTATATGAAGGAAAACAAACAGTCACCATACATCAAGTAGAACGGTGGTCATTAGACTCAATCCTAACTACTTAAACCAATCCATCGGAAGCCCACATAAACAGgcccaaaaacaaaaacaacaagacaacaaaTCAGGTAATAACCTAATTTTATCCAGAGCAACATAATCAGATACTATCATCATCTTTGCAAATCATCATCGTCCCAAAAACTTTCATCTTCTCTTCTCTATCAATCAGTAATATTTTCTCATCCGGTCTATCAGATCTCTATCCCAAGCCCCCATATGAGCAGGAAAACTCAAGATTCTTTGTGTTACTTCTTTAATAATCAGATTCACAAGCTTCGTTGGATTGAGGAGGATAACCTCATGCTTACACAAATTTCGCTGTCTCTAGATGAAGTATATACAGGCATTATAGAGGGCGTTTATTATCTCCTTTCTCGTACCACTACCATTAATCTTCTTTTGCCAATCAGTGGAGTCACTGTGAGGAATTTTCTCCCCAATAAGATCTCCAATTAGGGTAATTACTCTGGTGCTATAGTCACAGTCAAAGAACAGATGAGAAGCACACTCAGATCCAGTACCGCATATACCACAGGTATCAACTTCACTAATCCCCAATTTGTGTAGCTTTTCATTAGTGTTTAAAGCATTGTGAAAATAAATCCAAGCTAAGAATCCATGCTTAGGGATAGTGTATTTATTCCATACGAGGCCCTGCCACTGAACCTTTTCCCCTTTGTTTTTGATGAGATCATAACCTTTGGCTATAGAATATTCATGTCCCTTTTCAATTGTCCAGATATGCTGTTAATAGGAATCCTGGAACAGGGTTTTAATTTGGCAGATTTTCCTCCATGACCAACTAGAGCTGCTTGTTGGAGAGTAATCTAGCAAATGTTTCCCCTTTATGTAAACATTATTGACCCATTTGACCCATAGATGATCTATCTTTGAAGCCAACCACCAGACCAATTTCCCAACTGTAGCTTTGTTCCAATGATTGGCATTCTTCAAGCCAAGTCCTCTGTCCTTCTTAGGTTTACATATCTTCTCCCATGAGACAAGGGGAGATCTCAGATAATCAACCCCTCCATCCCATAGAAAGTGTCGACATATTGCCTCAATTCTATTGATCACTCCAGTATGTAGTATAAAAATACTAGCCAAATAGTTGTGTAGAGTCATGAGTACAACTTGAACCAAAGTCAGTCTCCCTGCATAGGATAGTTTCCAGGCCCCCAAATTCCTTATTCTCTGAACAATTTTATCTATTAGGGGCTTACAGTACTTAGCATTCAGCCTTGTGGTTTTGATTGGGACTCCAAGATATTTAAAAGGGAGAGACCCTTCCACCATACCTGATATCAGTAAAATTTCCTGTTTCAAACTATCCTTAATCCCATTAAAGTATGAATTTGACTTGTCTTTACTCATATTGAGACCTGAAGATTTGGAGAAAGTTGCAAAGGTCCTGAGAATTGTCATGATTGATGGGGCATCTCCTTTGCAAAATAAAAGTAGGTCATCTGCAAATATTAGGTGACTTAGTTTCATTTGTTTGCACATTGGGTAATAACTGAAATCATTAGTGCCAGTTGAGTGTGTAAGGAGCCTTGAAAGGTATTCCATACACACAGTGAAGAGCAAGGGAGAGAGAGGATCTCCCTGCCTCAACCCCCTTTGCCCTTTGAAAAAACCACACATTGCCATTAAGATTGAGGGAATAGCTAGCAGTTGTCACACATTGCATGATCCACCCTTTAAATTGGGCTGGGAATTTTAAAGCACTAAGCATTTGATCTAGGAACTCCCATTCAATAATGTCTTGGAAAATCAATATTTTCCATGATGCTCCTCCTCTGTATGAACCCTCTCTGATTTGGAGCAATCAGTTCAGGTAAGATGTTGGACAGCCTGTTACATAAAAGCTTAGATATGCACTTATGGATGACATTACAACATGCTATTGGCATGTATTGAAGGACACTTGTGGGTCTATCAATCTTTGAGATAAGTGTAACCATAGTAGCATTAATATGCTTGAGAATAAGACCTGACTCAAAAAAGTCCATGATAGCAGCAGTAACCTCCTCTCCCACTATCTCCCATCTATCTTTAAAGAACTTGCTTGAGAAGCCATCGGGCCTTGGTGCCTTGTCATCAGAAATGTGAAAAACAACATCTTTTACCTCTTTCTTAGTGATAGGAGTAAGGAGTATATTCCTGTGAGCGTCAGAGCAAACATTCCATTTTCTTACAATAACTTTGTTGACTTTGGTGGTAGTAGCTCTTGACCCCCAGCAACATTTAATAGTAATTCAAGAAAGCATTCTGAATCCCCTCCTGATCACTATGATTTTTATTCCAATGGTCATTAATCTGACATATAAAGTTTTTGCTCCTTCTTGCTTTAATTACACCATGAAAATAGGCTGTGTTTGAATCCCCATCCTTTAACCAGTGAGCTTTTACCTTTTGTTTAAGGAACTCCATTTTAGCAGTGAATATGGAGTTAGAGATCTGATGAGCTTCATACTTCTGTTGCATTAACTCCTTATCTCCTGGCTTATCAATTAGCTGCTCCTGAATCTGCTTCAATCTGAGTTGGGCTATATCTACTCTATTCTCAATATCAGATAAGTGACCTTTATTGATCATTTTAAGCTCGGGCTTTAGCATTTTCAACTTTTTGACCACTCTATACATCTTGGTGCCAGAAATCCATTGTTGCTAAACATTGGACACACACTCCTGAACACATGTAGCTTcactccacatattaaagtacttgAAGGGTCTATTCTGGCTCCCTCCTATAATTCCTTTACT
Encoded here:
- the LOC141601601 gene encoding uncharacterized protein LOC141601601 gives rise to the protein MEDLKETCTPKIGIGVNETKVKSINLHSIVNKIFSDWSVSTNNAHHHEGRVRVNAPWGIEGDFNCVLQANERLGGNVSEVESEPFYDCLHKCGIMDIPATGAFYTWNNKQPPETKVYSRLDRFLVNQDWLDTFPEYLANFLPEGHFDHTPCLQQWISGTKMYRVVKKLKMLKPELKMINKGHLSDIENRVDIAQLRLKQIQEQLIDKPGDKELMQQKYEAHQISNSIFTAKMEFLKQKVKAHWNILLTPITKKEVKDVVFHISDDKAPRPDGFSSKFFKDRWEIVGEEVTAAIMDFFESGLILKHINATMVTLISKIDRPTSVLQYMPIACCNVIHKCISKLLCNRLSNILPELIAPNQRGFIQRRSIMENIDFPRHY